A portion of the Phycodurus eques isolate BA_2022a chromosome 3, UOR_Pequ_1.1, whole genome shotgun sequence genome contains these proteins:
- the ak6 gene encoding adenylate kinase isoenzyme 6 yields MKMRRQPNILLTGTPGVGKTTLGKELAQRTGLAYVNIGDLAQEGDLYDGYDQEYQCPILDEDRVVDELDEKMSHGGVIVDYHGCDLFPERWFHIVFVLRTDNTQLYTRLESRGYTGKKLQDNVQCEIFQTIYEEAIEAYKEELVHQLPSNTPEDLERNLEQIVQWAEQWIKDHN; encoded by the exons GGACCCCTGGTGTTGGAAAAACAACTCTGGGGAAGGAGCTGGCTCAGCGGACAGGGCTCGCCTATGTTAATATCGGTGATCTTGCTCAGGAAG GAGATCTTTATGATGGCTATGATCAAGAGTACCAGTGCCCCATTTTGGATGAAGACAGG GTGGTGGATGAGCTAGATGAGAAGATGTCACATGGAGGTGTGATTGTAGACTATCATGGCTGTGACCTCTTCCCTGAGCGCTGGTTTCACATTGTCTTTGTCCTCCGAACAGACAATACTCAGTTGTACACACGGCTCGAAAGCAG GGGTTACACGGGAAAGAAGCTGCAGGACAATGTGCAGTGTGAAATCTTTCAGACCATCTATGAAGAGGCAATTGAGGCCTACAAAGAGGAGCTTGTCCACCAGCTTCCCAGCAACACTCCTGAGGACctggaaaggaacttggagcaGATAGTACAGTGGGCTGAGCAGTGGATAAAAGACCACAATTAG